In Streptantibioticus cattleyicolor NRRL 8057 = DSM 46488, a genomic segment contains:
- a CDS encoding metallopeptidase family protein: protein MDTSVPPSASGRPPGPRRRDRHGRGMRGPIAPPQVPLAVSRSEAFDDLVRDAADRLERRWPQLAEVEFAVQEVPPAITDADEVDVADLVPLGRLIPADGPPGRGSPNRIVVYRRPVEIRAKGRDERALLVHEVVVEQVAELLGLSPENVDPRYGEE, encoded by the coding sequence ATGGACACGTCCGTACCTCCTTCCGCCTCCGGCCGGCCGCCCGGACCGCGCCGCCGTGACCGGCACGGCCGTGGCATGCGCGGCCCGATCGCGCCGCCGCAGGTGCCGTTGGCGGTCAGCCGTTCCGAGGCCTTCGACGACCTGGTGCGGGACGCGGCGGACCGGCTGGAGCGGCGCTGGCCGCAGCTGGCCGAGGTGGAGTTCGCGGTGCAGGAGGTGCCGCCGGCGATCACCGACGCCGACGAGGTGGACGTGGCCGACCTGGTGCCGCTGGGGCGGCTGATCCCGGCGGACGGGCCGCCCGGCCGCGGCTCCCCCAACCGCATCGTGGTCTACCGGCGGCCGGTGGAGATCCGGGCCAAGGGGCGGGACGAGCGGGCCCTGCTCGTCCACGAGGTGGTGGTCGAGCAGGTGGCCGAACTCCTGGGGCTGTCACCGGAGAACGTGGACCCGCGCTACGGCGAGGAGTGA
- a CDS encoding fructose-specific PTS transporter subunit EIIC: MTRPADPPEDAGTAREGLKLLAVTACPTGIAHTYMAAEKLTRAAEAAGVSIKVETQGSIGAENVLTDNDVSSADGIIVAADKEVDLSRFVGKPVLKVRVSEGISHPERLIEQVRDAPVHRGDGSAGGARGVPAGGGGGRDGSGGPAVAGKERSVTYKSLMNGVSYMIPFVVVGGLLIAVSLAFGGHPQPSGGLVIPPGSFWKHVNDVGVIGFTLMVPVLSGYIAYAIGDRPALVPGMIGGWIANTGALYDSKAGAGFIGAIVTGFLAGYLVLWIKRVRVPKFVRPIMPIIVIPIVATTSLGLFFIYVIGRPIAWVFEHLTSWLSGMTGTSAIVLGAILGLMIAFDMGGPVNKTAFLFGAGLIASGNGTVMGMCAAAIPVMPLGQGLATLARRRLYSEQERETGVAALFMGCFGISEGAIPFAAARPGKVIPANMLGGAVAGAVAGLTGVTDAVPHGGPIVAVLGAVGGVPWFFVAVVAGAVVTAVTTVGLVSTEGGGRVPEAVVPAVVAAPVPAVAGAGTGAFAAPAAAVAVSGAVAVAEEPVVLSGYLTAPSVSLELGAREKDAAVAELAGLLAATGRVADERALVEAALAREAQGTTGLGEGIAVPHAKTDAVTAPVVGFARSGAGIEWGAPDGTRARLLFMIAVPEAAAGDEHLRILAMLSRKLMDAGFRERLLEAGSREEVLGVLSEVG, from the coding sequence GTGACCAGGCCAGCCGATCCCCCCGAGGACGCGGGGACCGCACGCGAGGGGCTGAAGCTGCTCGCGGTCACCGCCTGTCCCACCGGGATCGCCCACACGTACATGGCGGCGGAGAAGCTGACGCGGGCCGCCGAGGCCGCGGGGGTGTCCATCAAGGTCGAGACGCAGGGCTCGATCGGGGCGGAGAACGTTCTGACTGACAACGATGTCAGCTCGGCGGACGGGATCATCGTGGCGGCGGACAAGGAGGTGGATCTGAGCCGGTTCGTCGGCAAGCCGGTGCTGAAAGTGCGGGTGTCGGAGGGGATCAGCCACCCGGAGCGGCTGATCGAGCAGGTGCGTGACGCGCCGGTGCACCGGGGGGACGGGTCCGCGGGCGGGGCGCGGGGCGTTCCGGCGGGCGGTGGCGGCGGGCGGGACGGGTCCGGCGGCCCCGCGGTCGCGGGCAAGGAGCGCAGCGTCACGTACAAGTCGCTGATGAACGGGGTCAGTTACATGATCCCGTTCGTGGTGGTCGGCGGGTTGCTGATCGCGGTGTCGCTGGCGTTCGGGGGCCATCCGCAGCCCAGTGGCGGGCTGGTGATCCCGCCGGGGTCGTTCTGGAAGCACGTGAACGACGTCGGGGTGATCGGGTTCACGCTGATGGTGCCGGTGCTCTCCGGTTACATCGCCTACGCGATCGGGGACCGGCCGGCGCTGGTGCCGGGCATGATCGGGGGCTGGATCGCCAACACGGGGGCGCTGTACGACTCCAAGGCGGGGGCGGGCTTCATCGGGGCGATCGTGACCGGTTTCCTCGCCGGTTACCTGGTGCTGTGGATCAAGAGGGTCCGGGTGCCGAAGTTCGTCCGGCCGATCATGCCGATCATCGTGATCCCGATCGTGGCGACCACGTCGCTGGGGCTGTTCTTCATCTATGTGATCGGGCGGCCCATCGCGTGGGTCTTCGAGCATCTGACGAGCTGGCTGAGCGGGATGACGGGGACGAGCGCGATCGTGCTGGGCGCGATCCTCGGGCTGATGATCGCGTTCGACATGGGTGGTCCGGTGAACAAGACGGCGTTCCTGTTCGGTGCGGGGCTGATCGCGTCGGGCAACGGGACGGTGATGGGGATGTGCGCGGCGGCGATCCCGGTGATGCCGCTGGGGCAGGGGCTGGCGACGCTGGCGCGCCGCCGGCTCTACAGCGAGCAGGAGCGGGAGACGGGGGTGGCCGCGTTGTTCATGGGCTGCTTCGGGATCTCGGAGGGGGCGATCCCGTTCGCGGCGGCGCGGCCGGGGAAGGTGATCCCGGCGAACATGCTCGGGGGTGCGGTGGCCGGTGCGGTCGCGGGGCTGACCGGGGTCACGGACGCGGTGCCGCACGGTGGTCCGATCGTGGCGGTGCTGGGCGCGGTCGGCGGGGTGCCGTGGTTCTTCGTGGCGGTGGTGGCCGGTGCGGTGGTGACCGCGGTGACGACGGTGGGGCTGGTCTCGACGGAGGGCGGCGGCCGGGTGCCGGAGGCGGTGGTGCCGGCCGTGGTGGCGGCGCCGGTGCCGGCGGTCGCGGGGGCCGGTACGGGTGCGTTCGCCGCGCCGGCCGCGGCGGTGGCGGTCTCCGGGGCGGTCGCCGTGGCCGAGGAGCCGGTCGTGCTGTCCGGGTATCTGACCGCGCCGAGCGTGTCGTTGGAGCTGGGGGCGCGGGAGAAGGACGCGGCGGTCGCCGAGTTGGCGGGGCTGCTGGCGGCGACCGGCCGGGTGGCGGACGAACGGGCCCTGGTGGAGGCCGCGTTGGCCCGGGAGGCGCAGGGGACGACCGGGCTGGGTGAGGGGATCGCCGTTCCCCATGCGAAGACGGACGCCGTGACGGCACCTGTGGTCGGGTTCGCCCGGTCCGGGGCAGGCATCGAGTGGGGCGCGCCGGACGGTACGAGGGCCCGGCTGCTGTTCATGATCGCGGTGCCGGAGGCTGCGGCGGGTGACGAGCATCTGCGGATCCTCGCGATGCTCTCGCGGAAGCTGATGGACGCCGGTTTCCGCGAGCGCCTGCTGGAGGCGGGGTCCCGGGAGGAGGTGCTCGGGGTGCTGTCGGAAGTCGGCTGA
- a CDS encoding Trm112 family protein, whose amino-acid sequence MPLEASLLEILACPACHAPLRETGEDTETAELICTGDDCGLAYPVRDGIPVLLIDEARRPA is encoded by the coding sequence ATGCCGCTCGAAGCCAGCCTCCTGGAGATCCTCGCCTGCCCGGCCTGCCACGCCCCGCTGCGCGAGACCGGCGAGGACACCGAGACGGCCGAACTGATCTGCACCGGCGACGACTGCGGCCTCGCCTACCCGGTACGCGACGGCATCCCGGTGCTTCTCATCGACGAGGCCCGCCGCCCCGCATAG
- a CDS encoding cation diffusion facilitator family transporter, translated as MSASGGTKAIIAALGSNLAIAVSKLVAFAFSGSSAMLAEGVHSIADSGNQALLLIGGKRAQKKATEEHPFGYGRERYVFGFLVSVVLFTVGGVFALYEGYEKVSHPHALESWYWPVGVLLFAVVAEGFSFRTALKESNELRGKLSWAQFVRRAKAPELPVVLLEDFGALIGLVLALAGVALSLATGSGVWDGVSTLCIGALLVAIALVLAAETKSLLLGEAAGPETVAAIRTAAADGETVTGVIHMRTLHLGPEELLVAAKIAVRHDDTAAQVARAIDAAEERIRAAVPIARVIYLEPDIYSQQAAAAGPDPLATPGGPGH; from the coding sequence ATGAGCGCGTCCGGCGGAACCAAGGCGATCATCGCGGCCCTCGGCTCCAACCTCGCGATCGCCGTCAGCAAGCTCGTGGCCTTCGCCTTCAGCGGCTCCTCCGCCATGCTCGCCGAAGGCGTCCACTCCATCGCCGACTCCGGCAACCAGGCCCTCCTCCTCATCGGCGGCAAACGCGCCCAGAAGAAAGCCACCGAGGAACACCCCTTCGGCTACGGCCGCGAACGCTACGTCTTCGGCTTCCTCGTCTCCGTCGTCCTGTTCACCGTCGGCGGCGTCTTCGCGCTCTACGAGGGCTACGAGAAGGTCAGCCACCCGCACGCCCTGGAATCCTGGTACTGGCCGGTCGGCGTCCTCCTGTTCGCCGTCGTCGCCGAGGGCTTCTCCTTCCGCACCGCCCTGAAGGAATCCAACGAGCTGCGCGGCAAGCTCAGTTGGGCCCAGTTCGTCCGCCGCGCCAAGGCCCCCGAACTCCCCGTCGTCCTGCTGGAGGACTTCGGCGCCCTCATCGGCCTCGTCCTCGCCCTGGCCGGCGTCGCCCTCTCCCTCGCCACCGGCAGCGGCGTCTGGGACGGCGTCAGCACCCTGTGCATCGGCGCCCTCCTCGTCGCCATCGCCCTCGTCCTCGCCGCCGAGACCAAATCCCTCCTGCTCGGCGAGGCCGCCGGCCCCGAGACCGTCGCCGCCATCCGCACCGCCGCCGCCGACGGCGAAACCGTCACCGGCGTCATCCACATGCGCACCCTCCACCTCGGCCCCGAAGAACTCCTCGTCGCCGCGAAGATCGCGGTACGCCACGACGACACCGCCGCCCAGGTCGCCCGCGCCATCGACGCCGCCGAGGAACGCATCCGCGCCGCCGTCCCCATCGCCCGCGTCATCTACCTCGAACCCGACATCTACTCCCAACAAGCCGCAGCCGCCGGCCCCGACCCCCTAGCCACCCCAGGCGGCCCAGGCCACTGA
- a CDS encoding DUF5719 family protein — translation MNRTIVSFAGVVVALAAVTGAATALAPAPDTATRPATQGTVARKPVERSTLLCPGVEGTDYASTTWTSYTPPGTGGTDDGTASLRPAQRSDGAGGTATGGGGKPVAPLTRPGTPVTADGGRTTPALTGTADGRLAPGWAAQATTTVDAGAGRGLLGTSCTAPGADFWFPGASTAAGRQDYVHLINPDPTAAVVDIELYDANGAVKTTGGDGITVPGGATVPVLLSTLAAGHAGDLTVHVAVRSGRVGADLQAMDAKAGGDWLPATAPPAADAVIPGIPADATSVRLIAYATGDNDADLKVQLLTPQGPITPAGHETLHVKSGMTTAVDLPSLTQGEPGSLRLTPTDRGGAPFVAAVRVTRGKGLNQETAFIPATAPVGARATAADNRAKGSTIALTAPTAAATVRISSSAGSGGGSPATTTVTVRPGTTVAVAPPAPAGLKGTFAVTVETLSGGPVHASRMLALPQDAVPAFTIQPLPDDGGTVAVPVARQDLTVLQR, via the coding sequence GTGAACCGCACCATCGTCTCCTTCGCCGGCGTCGTCGTGGCGCTCGCCGCCGTCACCGGGGCCGCCACCGCGCTCGCCCCGGCCCCCGACACCGCCACCCGGCCCGCCACGCAGGGCACCGTCGCCCGCAAGCCCGTCGAACGCTCCACCCTGCTGTGCCCGGGCGTCGAGGGCACCGACTACGCCTCCACCACCTGGACCTCCTACACCCCGCCCGGCACCGGCGGCACCGATGACGGCACGGCGAGCCTGCGGCCCGCCCAGCGTTCCGACGGCGCCGGCGGCACCGCCACGGGCGGCGGCGGCAAACCCGTCGCCCCGCTCACCCGGCCCGGCACCCCGGTCACCGCCGACGGCGGCCGGACCACCCCCGCGCTCACCGGCACCGCCGACGGCCGCCTCGCCCCCGGCTGGGCCGCCCAGGCCACCACCACCGTGGACGCCGGCGCCGGCCGCGGCCTGCTCGGCACCTCCTGCACCGCCCCCGGCGCCGACTTCTGGTTCCCCGGCGCCTCCACCGCCGCCGGCCGCCAGGACTACGTCCACCTGATCAACCCCGACCCCACCGCCGCCGTCGTCGACATCGAGCTGTACGACGCGAACGGGGCCGTCAAGACCACCGGCGGCGACGGCATCACCGTCCCCGGCGGCGCCACCGTCCCCGTCCTGCTCTCCACCCTCGCCGCCGGCCACGCCGGCGACCTCACCGTGCACGTCGCGGTACGCAGCGGCCGGGTCGGCGCCGACCTGCAGGCGATGGACGCCAAGGCGGGCGGCGACTGGCTGCCGGCCACCGCGCCCCCCGCCGCCGACGCGGTCATCCCCGGCATCCCCGCCGACGCCACCTCGGTGCGCCTGATCGCCTACGCCACCGGCGACAACGACGCCGACCTCAAGGTGCAACTCCTCACCCCGCAAGGGCCGATCACCCCGGCCGGCCACGAGACGCTGCACGTCAAGAGCGGCATGACCACCGCCGTCGACCTGCCCTCGCTCACCCAGGGCGAGCCCGGCTCGCTGCGGCTGACCCCCACCGACCGGGGCGGCGCCCCCTTCGTCGCCGCGGTACGCGTCACCCGCGGCAAGGGGCTCAACCAGGAAACGGCGTTCATCCCGGCCACCGCGCCGGTCGGCGCCCGCGCCACCGCCGCCGACAACCGGGCCAAGGGCTCCACCATCGCGCTGACCGCCCCCACCGCCGCCGCCACGGTACGCATCAGCAGCTCGGCCGGGAGCGGCGGCGGCTCGCCCGCGACCACCACGGTCACCGTCAGGCCCGGCACCACCGTCGCGGTGGCCCCGCCCGCCCCCGCCGGCCTCAAGGGCACCTTCGCGGTCACCGTGGAGACCCTCTCCGGCGGACCCGTCCACGCCTCCCGGATGCTGGCGCTCCCGCAGGACGCGGTACCCGCGTTCACCATCCAGCCGCTGCCGGACGACGGCGGCACGGTCGCGGTGCCGGTCGCCCGGCAGGACCTCACGGTGCTCCAGCGCTGA
- a CDS encoding DUF3499 domain-containing protein, whose protein sequence is MESRRGPLKSAVPSNVVSPVRRCSRTACGRPAVATLTYVYADSTAVLGPLATYAEPHCYDLCSEHSARLTAPRGWEVVRLAVDPGPARPTGDDLEALANAVREAARPPRRPAASGGRDGDPVEVARRGHLRVLRSPEP, encoded by the coding sequence GTGGAGAGTCGTCGCGGCCCGCTCAAGAGTGCGGTACCGTCCAACGTCGTGAGCCCTGTACGTCGTTGTTCGCGCACCGCGTGCGGTAGACCCGCCGTTGCGACGCTGACGTACGTCTACGCGGACTCCACCGCCGTCCTCGGTCCGCTCGCCACCTACGCCGAGCCGCACTGCTACGACCTGTGCTCCGAACACTCCGCCCGGCTGACCGCGCCCCGCGGCTGGGAGGTCGTCCGGCTCGCCGTCGACCCCGGCCCGGCCCGCCCCACCGGCGACGACCTCGAAGCGCTCGCCAACGCCGTCCGCGAGGCCGCCCGCCCGCCCCGCCGCCCCGCCGCCTCCGGTGGCCGCGACGGCGATCCGGTCGAGGTCGCCCGCCGCGGACACCTGCGCGTGCTGCGCTCCCCGGAGCCCTGA
- a CDS encoding phosphomannomutase/phosphoglucomutase: MPDLSHIVKAYDVRGVVPDQWDEALAELFGAAFATVTEATAIVVGHDMRPSSPGLSRAFARGAASRGADVTEIGLCSTDELYFASGKLGLPGAMFTASHNPAQYNGIKMCRAGAAPVGQDTGLAQIRELAERWSETGLPATDAAPGTVTQRDILHDYADYLRELVDLGSIRPLKVAVDAGNGMGGHTVPTVFEGLPVELVPMYFELDGTFPNHEANPLDPKNLVDLQHKVRETGADIGLAFDGDADRCFVIDERGEPVSPSAITALVAARELAKHPGSTVIHNLITSWSVPEVVKESGGTAVRTRVGHSFIKQEMADTGAIFGGEHSAHYYFRDFWNADTGMLAALHVLAALGGQDAPLSHLVAAYDRYAASGEINSTVDDQAGRTAAVRAAYEGRDGVTIDTLDGLTVTTTDWWFNLRPSNTEPLLRLNVEARDARTVARLKDEVLAIVRG; encoded by the coding sequence GTGCCCGACCTGTCACACATCGTGAAGGCGTACGACGTCCGCGGTGTCGTCCCGGACCAGTGGGACGAGGCGCTCGCCGAACTGTTCGGGGCCGCCTTCGCCACCGTCACCGAAGCGACCGCGATCGTCGTCGGCCACGACATGCGCCCCTCCTCACCGGGGCTCTCCCGGGCCTTCGCCCGCGGCGCCGCCTCCCGGGGCGCCGACGTCACCGAGATCGGCCTGTGCTCCACCGACGAGCTGTACTTCGCCTCCGGCAAGCTCGGCCTGCCCGGCGCGATGTTCACCGCCAGCCACAACCCGGCCCAGTACAACGGCATCAAGATGTGCCGGGCCGGCGCCGCCCCGGTCGGCCAGGACACCGGCCTCGCCCAGATCCGCGAACTCGCCGAACGCTGGAGCGAGACCGGCCTGCCCGCCACCGACGCCGCCCCCGGCACCGTCACGCAGCGCGACATCCTCCACGACTACGCCGACTACCTGCGCGAACTGGTCGACCTCGGCTCCATCCGGCCGCTGAAGGTCGCCGTCGACGCCGGCAACGGCATGGGCGGCCACACCGTCCCCACCGTCTTCGAAGGGCTCCCCGTCGAACTGGTGCCCATGTACTTCGAACTCGACGGCACCTTCCCCAACCACGAGGCCAACCCGCTCGACCCGAAGAACCTCGTCGACCTCCAGCACAAGGTCCGCGAGACCGGCGCCGACATCGGCCTCGCCTTCGACGGCGACGCCGACCGCTGCTTCGTCATCGACGAGCGCGGCGAACCCGTCTCCCCCTCCGCGATCACCGCCCTGGTCGCCGCCCGCGAACTCGCCAAGCACCCCGGCTCCACCGTCATCCACAACCTGATCACCTCCTGGTCCGTCCCCGAGGTCGTCAAGGAGAGCGGCGGCACCGCGGTCCGCACCCGCGTCGGCCACTCCTTCATCAAGCAGGAGATGGCCGACACCGGCGCCATCTTCGGTGGCGAGCACTCCGCCCACTACTACTTCCGCGACTTCTGGAACGCCGACACCGGCATGCTCGCCGCCCTCCACGTCCTCGCCGCCCTCGGCGGACAGGACGCCCCCCTCTCCCACCTGGTCGCCGCCTACGACCGGTACGCCGCCTCCGGCGAGATCAACTCCACCGTCGACGACCAGGCCGGCCGCACCGCCGCCGTCCGCGCCGCCTACGAAGGCCGCGACGGCGTCACCATCGACACCCTCGACGGCCTCACCGTCACCACCACCGACTGGTGGTTCAACCTCCGCCCCTCCAACACCGAACCGCTGCTGCGGCTCAACGTCGAAGCCCGCGACGCGCGGACCGTGGCACGCCTCAAGGACGAGGTCCTCGCCATCGTCCGCGGCTGA
- the manA gene encoding mannose-6-phosphate isomerase, class I — protein MDRLANTVRPYAWGSTTAIPELLGTEPTGEPQAELWMGAHPGAPSRLDRPDGQLPLDQAIAADPDGRLGKETTEKFGPRLPFLFKVLAAGAPLSLQVHPDLDQAKAGHADEESRGIPLDAPHRNYKDANHKPELICALTPFQGLCGFRRPAETADLLDALAVGALKPYADILRAARPAGEALREVFAAILTADRAATADTVAEAASAAAALADGPTPHATAYAAYADLAHHHPGDPGVLAAMLLNHVTLQPGEALYLGAGVPHAYLDGLGVELMANSDNVLRCGLTPKHVDVPELLKVTRFEPGDPAVLRPEADAGGEEVYDTPIDEFRLSRHVLAADGDPRRLSPRTPQILLCTEGHAELTGDGTLTLHRGQSAFVPAGETVTLTGQGTVFRATDVV, from the coding sequence ATGGACCGCCTCGCCAACACCGTGCGCCCCTACGCCTGGGGCTCCACGACCGCCATCCCCGAACTCCTCGGCACCGAGCCCACCGGCGAACCCCAGGCCGAACTGTGGATGGGCGCCCACCCCGGCGCCCCCTCCCGGCTCGACCGCCCCGACGGCCAACTCCCGCTGGACCAGGCCATCGCCGCCGACCCCGACGGCCGGCTCGGCAAGGAGACCACCGAGAAGTTCGGCCCCCGGCTGCCCTTCCTCTTCAAGGTCCTCGCGGCCGGCGCCCCGCTCTCCCTCCAGGTCCACCCCGACCTCGACCAGGCCAAGGCCGGCCACGCCGACGAGGAATCCCGCGGCATCCCCCTCGACGCCCCGCACCGCAACTACAAGGACGCCAACCACAAACCCGAGCTGATCTGCGCCCTCACCCCCTTCCAGGGACTGTGCGGCTTCCGCCGCCCCGCCGAGACCGCCGACCTCCTCGACGCCCTCGCCGTCGGCGCCCTCAAGCCCTACGCCGACATCCTGCGCGCCGCCCGCCCCGCCGGCGAAGCGCTCCGCGAGGTCTTCGCCGCCATCCTCACCGCCGACCGCGCCGCCACCGCCGACACCGTCGCCGAAGCCGCCTCGGCCGCCGCCGCCCTCGCCGACGGCCCCACCCCGCACGCCACCGCCTACGCCGCCTACGCCGACCTCGCCCACCACCACCCCGGCGACCCCGGCGTCCTCGCCGCGATGCTCCTCAACCACGTCACGCTCCAGCCCGGCGAAGCCCTCTACCTCGGCGCCGGCGTCCCCCACGCCTACCTCGACGGCCTCGGCGTGGAACTCATGGCCAACTCCGACAACGTCCTGCGCTGCGGCCTGACCCCCAAGCACGTCGACGTCCCCGAACTGCTCAAGGTCACCCGCTTCGAACCCGGCGACCCCGCCGTGCTGCGCCCGGAGGCCGACGCCGGCGGCGAAGAGGTCTACGACACCCCCATCGACGAGTTCCGCCTCTCCCGCCACGTCCTCGCCGCCGACGGCGACCCCCGCCGGCTGAGCCCCCGCACCCCGCAGATCCTGCTGTGCACCGAAGGACACGCCGAACTGACCGGCGACGGCACGCTCACCCTCCACCGCGGCCAGTCCGCCTTCGTCCCCGCCGGCGAAACCGTCACCCTCACCGGCCAGGGCACCGTCTTCCGCGCCACCGACGTGGTCTGA
- a CDS encoding SIS domain-containing protein has protein sequence MLDESSLDNPDALARADTGGLLLGVAAAGARVRTAARHAAEAGLAGLKPDGRPRTVLVAGPGPAPGHIADLLGTLAACPVLTLPATGPGPAPHDLRWQLPGWAGSSDLVLLATPYGTEPGLTTLVEAAYRRDCAVAAVAPADAPLAEALQQVHGLALPFAHAPYAEATADPATEPVETLRSAADPGAFWALLTPLLALADRLGLLAAPPEHVQALADRLDQAAERFGPATETYRNPAKSLATELTGTLPLVWHQGTATAPVARRFTDALTTLAGLPALGAALPEAVDRHHAVLTADGGGTTGDLDDFFRDRVEEPDRLRPRIVLLRDSGTAPVPAVQEAAAAHATGVSEIETPPGAPVVALAELLTLTDFTAVYLALGHHPAPDA, from the coding sequence ATGCTCGACGAGTCCTCGCTCGACAACCCCGACGCCCTCGCCCGCGCCGACACCGGCGGACTCCTGCTCGGCGTCGCCGCGGCCGGCGCCCGGGTACGCACCGCCGCCCGGCACGCCGCCGAGGCCGGGCTCGCCGGCCTCAAACCCGACGGCCGCCCCCGCACCGTCCTGGTCGCCGGCCCCGGCCCCGCCCCCGGCCACATCGCCGACCTGCTCGGCACGCTCGCCGCCTGCCCCGTCCTCACCCTGCCCGCCACCGGCCCCGGCCCCGCCCCGCACGACCTGCGCTGGCAACTCCCCGGCTGGGCGGGCTCGTCCGACCTGGTGCTGCTCGCCACCCCCTACGGCACCGAGCCCGGACTGACCACCCTCGTCGAGGCCGCCTACCGGCGCGACTGCGCCGTCGCCGCCGTCGCCCCGGCCGACGCCCCCCTCGCCGAAGCGCTGCAACAGGTCCACGGCCTCGCCCTGCCGTTCGCCCACGCCCCCTACGCCGAGGCCACCGCCGACCCGGCCACCGAACCCGTCGAGACGCTGCGTTCCGCCGCCGACCCCGGCGCCTTCTGGGCCCTGCTCACCCCGCTGCTCGCCCTCGCCGACCGCCTCGGCCTCCTCGCCGCCCCGCCCGAGCACGTCCAGGCCCTCGCCGACCGCCTCGACCAGGCCGCCGAACGCTTCGGCCCGGCCACCGAGACCTACCGCAACCCCGCCAAGAGCCTCGCCACCGAACTGACCGGCACCCTGCCCCTGGTGTGGCACCAGGGCACCGCCACCGCACCGGTCGCCCGCCGCTTCACCGACGCCCTGACCACCCTCGCCGGACTCCCCGCGCTCGGCGCCGCCCTGCCCGAAGCCGTCGACCGCCACCACGCCGTCCTCACCGCCGACGGCGGCGGCACCACCGGCGACCTCGACGACTTCTTCCGCGACCGGGTCGAGGAACCCGACCGGCTGCGCCCCCGCATCGTCCTGCTGCGCGACAGCGGCACCGCACCCGTACCCGCCGTGCAGGAAGCCGCCGCCGCCCACGCCACCGGCGTCAGCGAGATCGAGACACCCCCCGGCGCACCCGTGGTCGCCCTCGCCGAACTCCTCACCCTCACCGACTTCACCGCCGTCTACCTGGCCCTCGGCCACCACCCGGCACCCGACGCCTGA